In Verrucomicrobiia bacterium, the genomic window GGAATTGCCTTTGGCGCCGATGATTATATCCGGCTTAGCTATGCGACCAGCATGGCGAATATCGAGAAGGGCTTGGAACGAATCGAACGGTTCTGCAAGGCAAGCCAGGTAAGTGATGGAAGAAGCGGAAGTTGAAATTTGGGGATTTTACGCCTTTGCCGGATGGATGCCAAACTGGAGGAGCTTTTCCCGCATCGTCAGCCGCGAAACACCCACCCAGCGGGCAGCTTTGGCCTGGTTACCCTGGGCCAGCTCGATGGCCTGGCTGAACAGTTCTCTTTCGGCCACCTGTAAGAGGCGCGAGTGGATATCGGCCAGTTCGCCCCGTTCTGCCGCAGCCAGCAACTGGCCCACGTAATCGCGCAGAGTCTGGCTGGCCGCCTCGACCGGGAGGCCGTTGCGGGCCAGGGCGGCGCGGACATGTTCCATCCCAATGGTGTAGCCCTGTGCCAACAGGAGCACCTTGCGCACGACATTCTCCAATTCCCGCACGTTGCCGGGCCAGTTTTGCTCGCGCAGAAATTCAACCGCCTCGGGCTGAATCGAGGGGCTTTGTACGCCAAGCTCGGCAGCGTAACGCCACAAGAAATAATTGACCAGCTCGGGTATGTCCTCGGGCCGTTTGCGCAGGGGGGGCAAGTGAATGACGACCACGCTGAGGCGATAATACAAATCTTCGCGGAACTGGTTTTCCCGGATAGCAGACTCGAGGTCGCGATGGGTTGCGGCGATGACACGGACATCCACCGCAATGGTTTCCTTGCCGCCAAGCCGTTGAAGAGTTTTTTCCTGGAGCACCCGGAGGAGCTTGACTTGTGTCCCGGGGGTCATGTCCCCGATTTCATCCAAAAAAATCGTGCCGTGGTCGGCTTGCTCGAAGCGCCCAATGCGGCGGGCTTCGGCCCCGGTAAAAGCACCGCGCTCGTGTCCGAAGAGTTCGCTTTCGAGCAGGGTCTCCGGGATGGCGGCGCAATTAATGGCAATGAAAGGATTCTTGGCGCGATCGCTGTGCTGGTAAATGGCCCGGGCGATGAGCTCTTTGCCAGTGCCGGTTTCGCCTCGGACGAGGATGTTGACCGGTTTGGAGGCGATTCGGCCAATTTCCTTGTAGATGCCCTGCATGACGCGGCTGTTGCCGACCAGGGCCTCGCGCGCTTCTCCGGCAGCGCCCAATGCGACTGCTCCGGTCATCAACCGCCTGCTGGCAATGGCCCGCTCGACCAATGTAATCAGTTCCGGCATCTCGAAGGGCTTGAGCAGGTACTCGTACGCGCCGCTCTTGGTTGCCTCGATAGCGGTTTCCGTTGTGCCGTGCGCCGTCATCAGGATGATGGGCAGCCGCGGTTTGGCCGAATGAAGCTCCCGAACCAGATCGAGGCCGTTCAGGCCGGGCAATTTCATGTCAGTTAATACTACTTCCACTGCATCATCGCTCTGTGCGCGCTTCAGCCCGGAATCACCCCTTGTTTCTACCAGAACGAGGTGACCCTCGTCTGCCAGAACACGGCGCAACGTCATGACAATCCCGGGATCATCCTCGATCAGCAATACCTTCGTCCCACTCATCGTTTCTAATCTTTCCCGCTGTTTACACCAAATAGCCTCCAAGATGAATACTAATCTACAACCGGTCCCTCCGCGCCTGGCATCGCCTGGAAGGCGGCACTTTGTCTTTTTCCGCGCTCGTGCCGCTTTACCTGAGGAGTCCGTAACATGAACTACATCTCGAATTTGCCGATGCTTCTCCCTCTCCCCTTCCGAAGGGGCGAGGGCCGGGGAGAGGGGTCCCTCTGTGTGTAGTCCATCCCACCGTCGCCCCAGTAAGGCCCGCCGCCGCGAACCACTTCCGCTTTAGAGCCTGAGCTGCCTCAAATCGTTGGCTGAGCGAATTTTAATTAAAATTGACCTTGCATTGCCAGGCGGGTCTTGGTTTTCTCTCCATGCGGTTTTTTGTGGCCGCTTGAAAGAATTGAAAGTTGTAAAATTAAGTTGTTCTCCATGCATAACGCCAGTCCTCTGTTTGCTCCCGATCGTTACTCCGCCAAACGAATGGCGAAGCCCGTTCACTTTGTCTGTCTTGCCCCCTCAGCCCGCGAGGTCTTTTTAACCGGAGACTTCAACGGTTGGAACCCCGGGGCGCATCCGATGAAACGCCAGCCGGATGGGGCCTGGCTGGTGGAGGTGCCGCTGCACCACGGGCATCACCAGTACATTTTCGTGGTCGATGGCAGGCCGGTGCTTGATCCCAAAGCCAACGGCATTGCCCGCGACCGGAAGGGTGAGAGGGTCTCGCTTCTGGCAGTCAGTTGAGCCCGGGGCTACTTTGGGAGCAGGTCTGACACAAGGCTCTTTTCCTCTTTGAGTTCATTGACCGTAGCGTCAATCCTGGCCCGGCTGAATTCGTTGAGCTCGAGGCCTTGAACTACCGCGACTTTTGCGCCGTTGCTGCGAGTGGGGAATGAGGCGATCAGCCCCTTCTCGACGCCGTAGCTGCCATCCGAGCAGAGAGAGACACTATTCCAATCGCCCGCGGGGCTGGGTTGAATGATCGAGCGGACGCTCTCGACGATGGCGTTGGCGGCGCTGGCGGCGCTGGAGGCCCCGCGCGCTTTGATAATAGCCGCTCCCCGCTGTTGCACGGAACTGATAAAATCGCCTTTGAGCCAGGCCTCGTCTGAAATGACATCAGTGGCCCGCCGGCCATTGATCTTTGCGTTGTAGAAATCAGGGAATTGTGTCGAGGAATGATTGCCCCAGATTGCCACGTTGCTGACGGCAGTCACGTCCAGGCCCGCTTTCCTGGCCAGTTGGGATTTAGCGCGGTTTTCATCGAGGCGTGTCATCGCGAAGAAGCGTTCGCGAGGCAAACCGGGGGCATTGTTCATGGCGATGAGGCAATTGGTGTTGCAGGGGTTGCCCACAACCAGCACACGCACGTCGCGGGCAGCGTTGTTTTGAATCGCCTGGCCCTGGCCCACAAATATCTTCCCGTTGATGCCCAGGAGGTCCTTGCGTTCCATCCCCGCTTTGCGCGGCACGCTTCCCACCAGCAGCGCCCAGTGGACGCCACCGAAGCCCTCATTGAGATTGGACGTAGCCACCACTCCTTTGAGCAGCGGAAACGCGCAGTCCTCCAACTCCATCACCA contains:
- a CDS encoding sigma-54 dependent transcriptional regulator, with product MSGTKVLLIEDDPGIVMTLRRVLADEGHLVLVETRGDSGLKRAQSDDAVEVVLTDMKLPGLNGLDLVRELHSAKPRLPIILMTAHGTTETAIEATKSGAYEYLLKPFEMPELITLVERAIASRRLMTGAVALGAAGEAREALVGNSRVMQGIYKEIGRIASKPVNILVRGETGTGKELIARAIYQHSDRAKNPFIAINCAAIPETLLESELFGHERGAFTGAEARRIGRFEQADHGTIFLDEIGDMTPGTQVKLLRVLQEKTLQRLGGKETIAVDVRVIAATHRDLESAIRENQFREDLYYRLSVVVIHLPPLRKRPEDIPELVNYFLWRYAAELGVQSPSIQPEAVEFLREQNWPGNVRELENVVRKVLLLAQGYTIGMEHVRAALARNGLPVEAASQTLRDYVGQLLAAAERGELADIHSRLLQVAERELFSQAIELAQGNQAKAARWVGVSRLTMREKLLQFGIHPAKA
- a CDS encoding isoamylase early set domain-containing protein, which produces MHNASPLFAPDRYSAKRMAKPVHFVCLAPSAREVFLTGDFNGWNPGAHPMKRQPDGAWLVEVPLHHGHHQYIFVVDGRPVLDPKANGIARDRKGERVSLLAVS
- a CDS encoding malate dehydrogenase; the encoded protein is MNTAPIRVAVTGAAGQIGYSLLFRIASGAMFGPGQPVVLHLLEIEPALPALGGVVMELEDCAFPLLKGVVATSNLNEGFGGVHWALLVGSVPRKAGMERKDLLGINGKIFVGQGQAIQNNAARDVRVLVVGNPCNTNCLIAMNNAPGLPRERFFAMTRLDENRAKSQLARKAGLDVTAVSNVAIWGNHSSTQFPDFYNAKINGRRATDVISDEAWLKGDFISSVQQRGAAIIKARGASSAASAANAIVESVRSIIQPSPAGDWNSVSLCSDGSYGVEKGLIASFPTRSNGAKVAVVQGLELNEFSRARIDATVNELKEEKSLVSDLLPK